The Corynebacterium halotolerans YIM 70093 = DSM 44683 region CCGGGGCGGACGCGGTTCGGGTGTCGACTGTGGTCACCGTGGCGACAGCGGGCACAATGGGGGCCATGCCCTCGTCACCCCTGTCCGCCGTCGGCGGAGTTCTGCGCGCCCGGTCCGGGGAGTTCCGCGACGAGGTCCACCGGCGGTTCTACCTCGACGTCCTCGAGGCCCGCCAGGTCTTCCCCCTGACGCTGCGCGAGACCCACGTGGACCTGGCGTCCTCCCTGGCCTGGGTGCTGGAACGCACCTCATCCGACGGCACCCTGCCCGACGATGTCCTCGCCCGCATCCGCCGGCTCGGCGTCGACCACCGCCGCCACGGCTTCCCCGCCGAGGTCTACCCCGCATTCCTCACCGCCCTGCGCGGCGGACTGCGGACCGTGACGGCGGAGCACGGCGGCGTCGACGACCCGCTTGTCGACGCCGCCGGGGACGTCTTCGCCCGCGTCTGCGGGGCCATGGCCGACGCCGCCCGGGAGGCGGACATGGCGGGCGAGCTGCCGGCGTCCTCCGCGGAGGTCGTCAGCGTGGAACGCCGCTCACGCCGGGTGTCCGTGATCCGGCTCGAGTCCGGCCTGCCCGTCCCCTACCGCGCCGGCCAGCACCTGCCGGTGACCGCCTCCTACCTGCCGGGGGTCTGGCGCACGCTCTCCCCCGCACTGCCCTCGGACGAGCACGGCCAGCTCGAGTTCCACGTGCGCGCCCACGACACCGGCTCGGCCTCCCACCTGCTGGCCACCACCCGCCCCGGCGACTACTGGACGCTGGGTGCCCCGCGGGGCGGGCTGCGCGTCCGCGGCGACCGCGGCATCGTGATGATCGCCCACTCCACCGGCCTGGCCCCGCTGCGGGCCATTCTGTTCGAGCTGCTCACCGCGGAGAACCCCCCGAGCGTGCACCTGTTCTTCGGGGCCGAGTACCCCGGCGAGCTCTACGACCTGATGAGCCTGTGGCAGCTGTCGAAGGCGCTGTCCTGGTTGACGGTGGTGCCGGTCGTCGAGCACGCCGAGGACGCCTGGTGGGTCCGGTCGACCGTGCCACCGCAGGCCCTCCAGCGGCTGGCACCGCGGGTGCGCCGGGAGATCGGCGAGGTGGTCACCGACGCCGGGCCCTGGCCCCACTACGAGATGCTGGTGGCCGGGGAGGCCGACCGGGTGCGCGGCACGGTCGACACCCTGCTCGCCGGCGGCATCACGGCGGAGAATATCCAGGCCGAGGCGTGGGAGCGTACCGAGGAGTGGCCGGCGAAGGGCCCGCGGTAAGCCGCGTCGACCGGCCGGCGGAAAGAGGTGAGGACCCGGTCACCTGATGGCGACCGGGTCCTCTTCCGGGGACTGCTAGATGTAGATCCCGCGCTCGGCGAACCACGGGACGGGATCCACGGCGCCGTTGCCGGTGGGGTGGATCTCGAAGTGGAGGTGCGAGCCGGTGGAGAAGCCCTCGCTGCCCATGCCCGCGATGTACTGGCCGGCGCTGACGCGCTCACCGACACCGACGGCCAGGGTCGACATGTGGCCGTAGACCGACATGGAACCGTCGTCGTGCTTGATGCGGATCCACTGGCCGTAGCCGGAGGCCGGGCCGGAGTTGATGACGGTGCCGTCCATGACGGCCAGAATCGGGGTGCCGATCGGGGCCGCGATGTCGATGCCGGCGTGGAAGGCGCCCCAGCGGGGGCCGTAGCCGGAGGTGAAGGTGCCCTGGGCCGGCTTGACCACGGAGGGCGCGCGGGCGGCCAGATCGGCCTGGGCGCGCCCGGCGCTGTACTCCACGGCCTTGGTCAGCTGGTCCTGGATGTTGCTGACCGGCTTGTACTCGGAGAGCGCCAGGATCTGCGGGGCGCTCTCGGCCAGGGAGGACGACATCTGGGTGGCGTCGTTGACCAGCTCGTAATCGACGGCCGCCACCTCGGAGGAGGCGGGGGTCTCGGTCTGGGTGAGGGTCGCCGCGGTGGCTCCTCCGATGCCCGCGGTGGAGACCGCTCCGCCGGCGACGGCCGCGAGGGCGATGCGACGCCTGGTCGTCCGCTGAGCCTTGCTAAGCATAAATCTTCTCTCTTCGTGGGGTTATCTGCCTACCGTCACAATTTGTGTTGCATTTGCAACGATGTCGTGACCGTTCCGTTATCTGATGGAGGGTAACAATAACGTCTCGGTTTTCCGGGGGCAAATTCCCACCGCACACGGGATTTCCGGCATTCACAGACGGCCTGCACCCGTTCCCCGATGACAACCCCGTGTTATCTGACCGTCACGAACTGCCGGGGAGCCCATCGCCCGCGGCAGTACCACCTTGCCTGGTGCCTTGCCTGTTTCCGGCGACCCTGACGACACGAATAACTCTCCGCGGGCCCACCCCACCGCCCCGGGTGCGGCAGCACATCTTTCCCGCGCCAGCTGACCGGCGATTCCACGACGCAGAGAAGACGGGCGCCTCACGCAACCACGGGCCGACCGCTGGATTCGGACCACGACCGGCGACAGCTACGCGGCATCCCAGACGACAACGTCCTCCGGCCGTCCGTTATTCCCCAGGGCGCGCCCGCCCTGAACGTGTTCACGCCGGTGCACAGCTCCCCCTGCACCGCACCCGGCGCGGAATGCTAGATGATTGATTCCAGGGGAGTCGCTACCCAAAAATAAAGCGAGAGTGTTCAAGATCGAAGTTGTGGACAACAATCTCAACACTCTCGCAACCGCACTCTACGTCACCGCCGACGACTTCATCAACACCCATCCCGAGCTCGCGCCACAGCGACCAGCCACCGGAATCCAACCACGGATCAGCGACGCGGAACTCATCGTCCTGGGCATCATCGAAACCCTGCTCGGATTCACCTCCGAACGCCGCTTCATCCGCTTCGCCCGCACACGACTGGCCAGCGTATTTCCCTATATCCCCCAGCAGCCCGGCTACAACAAACGCCAACGCAACCTCACCGAACTCATGCAGCACATCATGACCCACCTGGCCACCTGTACCGGGCTGCTCAACGATGACGTCTGGGTCGTGGACTCCACCCCGGTCGAATGTGGCCGCTCCCGGGAAACGGTGAAACGATCGAACATGGCCGGGTTCGCCGAGTACGGCTACTGCGCGTCGCACTCCCGCTTTTTCTGGGGACTACGGCTGCATCTGGTCTCCACCCTGCACGGTCTGCCGGTCGGCTACGCGCTCACCGGGGCGAAGGCCGATGAACGCGCCACCCTGCTGTCCATGCTGGATGCGGCACCGGTGCCCGTGCCGGCCGGCCAGATCATCATGGCGGACAAGGGCTACAACGGCACCTGGTTGGAAGAAGAACTCAACAATGGTGGTGTCGAACTCATCCGGCCGGCCCGGAAAGGGGAAACATCCAGGCCCGGCAAGCACTTTCTGAAACCTCTGCGGCAACGGATCGAGTCGGTGTTTGACACGTTGAAAGGCCAGTTGGGCCTGGAGCAGCACGGAGGCCGGACCATCTCCGGGGTGCTCAGCCGGATGGTGCGGCGGTTGCTGGCGTTGAGCGCGGTGATCTGGCACAACCACACCACCGGCCAGCCGGTCCTAAGATCATTGACCGCGTACGACCACTAAACCCCCGGAATCAATCATCTAGAAACCGGAGGGCTCGGTGTCCAGCTCAGGCTCCCCGGGCGGGCCCTCCCGGTGCAGTGGCCGAAGGGCCGTGGTCTCCTCCAGCCAGAGCAGCGCGTCGTAGCGGCCGCCCATCACCGTCGCCACGTAGTTGCCCGCCTCGCGCCGAGGGTGGTACACGACGCCGATGGCACGGTGTCCCCGGCGCGAATCCAGCCACGGCCCCGAGCGCTCCGGGCCGAAGACGAGCACCGCGGATTCGCCCAGTGTCTCGTGCAGCAGCGCCTCGTGGCTGCCGGCGCGGGCCTCGGGGACCGTCATGACCTCCTGGGGTGCTCCCCACCGCTCGGCGGCGATGACCGTGCCGCGGTGGGAGGCGAAGCCCACGAGGACCACCCCGTCCCCGCCGTGCCGTTCCCGCACCAGCTGCCCCACGTTGACCAGCCCGGCATCGGCCATGTCGGTGGCGCGGGCGTCGCCGACGTGGGTGTTGTGCTCCCAGACCAGCGCCTTGGAGTGCTCACCGTGATGTTCCGCCAGCAGGTCGATGGTGTCGGCCATGTGGATGTCGCGGATATTCCACGACTGCCGGTTGCCCAGGACCATGGAGCGGTAGTAGTGCTCGGCATCGGCGGCGACGAGGGCATTGAGGGCCGCATCCAGCGCCTCCGGTTCCGCGGGGACCCCGTCCATGGCGAGCCGGCGCACGTGCACCAGCAGCTCCACGACGTCGTCCTCGCAGGCCTCGTCCACCATCCGCAGGCTGCGGGCATAGGAGTGCGGATCCTCGTTGTAGCCGGCGAAGCACTGCCAGGCCTGGTGGGCGGCCGGGAGCGCCTCGGGGGCATTGGTCTCGAGCCAGCTGATGGTCTGCCGGAGGGAGTCCCACAGGGAGTAGACGTCCAGGCCGTAGAAGCTGACCTGCCGCTCGGACGGCTGGTTCGAGTTCCAGTCGCGTAACCAGTCGAGGAAGTCCGCGACCTCCTCGTTCGCCCACATCCAGGTCGGCCAGCGGTGGAAGTGCTTGAGTACATCGCGGGCGTCGAGGTCGTGGTCGTCCCGGTTGCGCACCCACCGGTTGATCCGCCAGCAGTCGGGCCAGTCGCCCTCGACGCCGATCCAGGTGAAGCCGTGCTCGGTGATCAGCCGGCGGCTCAGTTCCGCGCGCCACCGGTAGAACTCGTGGGTGCCGTGGGAGGCCTCGCCGATGCAGACGAACCGGGCGTCGGCGGCCTGTTCCACCAGTGGCTCCAGGTCCGCCGGAGCGCGCAGGGGGCTTGCGAGGGAGCGCAGTTCCTCGCCCGCCCCGGTGTCCGAATCACCGCGGGAGCCGAAGAATCTCATGACGCCGCCTCCATGTCCGTTGCCGTGCCGTCGGGTGGGGACAGGTGCCGGAGGAACCACTCCCGCGCGAGCCCGGCGGCCTGTTCCAGGGTGCCCGGCTCCTCGAACAGGTGCGTCGCGCCCTCCACGATCTCCAGGCGACTCTCGCACCGGAGCTGGTCCCGGGCCTGGCGGTTCAGGGCCAGGACCTCCCGGTCCTGTCCGCCCACGATGAGCAGCGTCGGCGCCTGGACGTCCGCCAGCTGCTGCCCGGCCAGGTCCGGTCGGCCACCCCGCGAGACGACGGCGCCGGCCGACGTCCCCGGTTCGGCGGCGGCCCGCAGTGCGGCCCCGGCACCGGTGCTGGCCCCGAAGAACCCGATGGGCGAGGACATGCTCTGCGACTGTCCGCGTACCCAGTCCTCCGCCGCGGTCAGACGCCCGGCCAGCAGTCCGATGTCGAAGACATTGGCCCGGTCCGCCGCCTCCTCCCGGGTGAGCAGGTCCAGCAGCAGAGTGCCCAGCCCGGCCTCCTGCAGCACGGACGCCACGTAGTGGTTGCGCCGACTGTGCCGACTGCTGCCACTGCCGTGGGCGAAGACCACCACGGGGGCACCCGCCGAGGGCAGGTGGAAATGTCCCTCGAGCACCACCTGTCCCGCAGGGATCCGTACCTCATCTGAGACCGGAGCCTGTTCCATTGGTGCCGCAGGCGCTGCGGTGTCTCCGCCCGCCCGTTCCCGTCGGCGGCGGGCGGCCCGGTCCAGGGCCGCCACCACCTCATCGTCCGTCGTGGGGGAGAAGTCCCGGTAGTACTGCCCCACCGCCCGGAAGTCCGGTGGGGTGGACAGGACCACAACCTCGTCCGCGTCGGTGAGCCGTTCGACCGCCTGCCGGGTGGCCACCGGCGCGGCCACCAGCACGGTGACCGCGCCCTGCTGACGGGCGCTCAGGCAGGCGACCCGGGCCGTGGCGCCGGTGGCGATACCGTCGTCGACGATCAGCACGGTGCGGCCGCTCAGATCCAGTCGTTCGCGCCCCTCCCGGAAGCGGGCGGCCCGTTCCTGCAGCACCGCCTGCTCCTGCTGCTCCACCTCCGCCACCTGCCCGGGCGTCACCCCGGCCCGGTCGACGATCGCCTCATCGAGCACGCGCACGCCCTGCTCGCCGATCGCCCCCATGGCCACCTCGGGGTAGCGCGGCACGCCGAGCTTGCGCACCATCACCACATCCAGGGGCGCGTCGAGCTCGCGGGCGACCACCCCCGCCACGGGAACCCCGCCGCGGGGAAGCCCCACCACCACGATGTCCCGGTTGCACAGCCCGCGCAGCCGCTGCGCCAGTTGCCGTCCGGCGTCGAGCCTGTCCAGAAACTCCGTCATGTCCCGGTACCTTCCCGGCGATGCCCCGGGGGCCGGGCTCTGAGCCGGACCGGGAGGTTGCCTGTCAGCTGGAGAGTGTCGCCTCCAGCATAGGTCGGTTCGGTGGTGCCGGGAAGGGGTGACGGAAAGACCGGCGGCGGGCGGAACGCCGGCCTCCGCCACCCGCCCTAGTTCTCGAGCACCGGCAGCGATGCGCGAGTCTTCTCCACCTCATCGAGATCCAGGTCGAAGACCATGACCTCCGGCTCATACCCGGCCTCCGCCAGGCGCTTGCCGGTCGGACCCACCACACAGGAATGGCCGATGCCCGTCGGCCCCGATGCCCGGCCGGCCTCCGCCTCCCCACCGGGTCGGGCCTGCGCGGCGGCGACGAGGTAGGAGGTCGAGTCGAGGGCGCGGGCCGCGGTGAGCAGGCGCCACTGGTCGAGCTTGTCCGGCCCGTCCATCCAGCTGGTGGGCACCACGATCACCTCCGCGCCATTCTGCGCGAGCGTCCGGAACAGGTCGGGGAAGCGGATGTCGTAGCAGATCGCCACGCCGACCCCGACCCCGTCGACCTCGAAGACCACGAGGTCCTCGCCCGGGTGCACGGTGTCGGACTCGGCGTAGTTGTACGCGTCGAAGGTGTGGATCTTGTCGTAGCCGGTGTGGATGTCCGGCCCGGTCAACAACGCGGTGTTGTAGACGCGGTTGATCGTCTTGTCGTCACGCTCAATGGTGTCGGCGGGGCGGAACATACCGGCCACGACCGTGACGCCGAGCTCCTCGGCGGTCTCCCGCAGACCGGTGGCGAACTCACCGTCGAGGTCCTGGGCCTGTTTGTCCAGCCGCCCCGAGTCGAAGGACTGGCTGGTCGCCTCGGGCAGGACGATCAGTCGCGCCCCCTGCCCGGCGGCCTCCCGGACGCGTTCGCGGGCGAGCGCCAAATTCTCGACGGTATCCCCTGTGGACTGCAGCTGCACGATTCCGATCCGCATGCACCCCACGATATGTGGATAACCCCCGTTTCTCCACAACCCCGCACCCACCCCGCTTGGCCCTTGCGCGGCCGTTGCGGACACTGACCGCATGAGCCACCTCCAGTTGCCGACCGCCACCGTCGATCTGCTCACCGACCTGCTCCACCGCCCGTCCCCCGATCCCGGTTCCCCCGCCCTGCCCGCCGGCTCCCGCACCGCCGCGGCCCTCGCCCGCGCCGTGCTGGGCTGGCGCACCACCCGCCGCGACGCCGAGGCCACTCTCCTCGACCACCTGGCGGGAATCCGCGACTTCGCCCACCGGGCCTTCTCGCACGACGCCGCGTCCGCACGCCGACTCCGGGAGGTGATGCGGTGATGCTCCCCGACGCCACCGCCCTGCGCTCCGCCGCCGGTGCCCTCACCCACTCCGCCACCGTCCTGACCGGTGACACCGACGCCCGCCACCGGGACTGGGACCGGCTGCCGGCCAGCGGATTCACCGGCGAGGCCGCCGTCGAAGCCGTGGCCCGCCTCCACGAACTGACCACCCCGCTGTCCCTGCCGCCACGGCAGATGGAGCTGGTCGCGCGGGTACTCGCCGTGACCGCCACGCTGCGCGAGGAACTCGACGCGACGGCCGACCGGGCGCTCGCCGTCGCGGAGCAGGTCAGCGGCGCCTCCC contains the following coding sequences:
- a CDS encoding erythromycin esterase family protein; translated protein: MRFFGSRGDSDTGAGEELRSLASPLRAPADLEPLVEQAADARFVCIGEASHGTHEFYRWRAELSRRLITEHGFTWIGVEGDWPDCWRINRWVRNRDDHDLDARDVLKHFHRWPTWMWANEEVADFLDWLRDWNSNQPSERQVSFYGLDVYSLWDSLRQTISWLETNAPEALPAAHQAWQCFAGYNEDPHSYARSLRMVDEACEDDVVELLVHVRRLAMDGVPAEPEALDAALNALVAADAEHYYRSMVLGNRQSWNIRDIHMADTIDLLAEHHGEHSKALVWEHNTHVGDARATDMADAGLVNVGQLVRERHGGDGVVLVGFASHRGTVIAAERWGAPQEVMTVPEARAGSHEALLHETLGESAVLVFGPERSGPWLDSRRGHRAIGVVYHPRREAGNYVATVMGGRYDALLWLEETTALRPLHREGPPGEPELDTEPSGF
- a CDS encoding IS982 family transposase; translation: MDNNLNTLATALYVTADDFINTHPELAPQRPATGIQPRISDAELIVLGIIETLLGFTSERRFIRFARTRLASVFPYIPQQPGYNKRQRNLTELMQHIMTHLATCTGLLNDDVWVVDSTPVECGRSRETVKRSNMAGFAEYGYCASHSRFFWGLRLHLVSTLHGLPVGYALTGAKADERATLLSMLDAAPVPVPAGQIIMADKGYNGTWLEEELNNGGVELIRPARKGETSRPGKHFLKPLRQRIESVFDTLKGQLGLEQHGGRTISGVLSRMVRRLLALSAVIWHNHTTGQPVLRSLTAYDH
- a CDS encoding phosphoribosyltransferase family protein, whose amino-acid sequence is MTEFLDRLDAGRQLAQRLRGLCNRDIVVVGLPRGGVPVAGVVARELDAPLDVVMVRKLGVPRYPEVAMGAIGEQGVRVLDEAIVDRAGVTPGQVAEVEQQEQAVLQERAARFREGRERLDLSGRTVLIVDDGIATGATARVACLSARQQGAVTVLVAAPVATRQAVERLTDADEVVVLSTPPDFRAVGQYYRDFSPTTDDEVVAALDRAARRRRERAGGDTAAPAAPMEQAPVSDEVRIPAGQVVLEGHFHLPSAGAPVVVFAHGSGSSRHSRRNHYVASVLQEAGLGTLLLDLLTREEAADRANVFDIGLLAGRLTAAEDWVRGQSQSMSSPIGFFGASTGAGAALRAAAEPGTSAGAVVSRGGRPDLAGQQLADVQAPTLLIVGGQDREVLALNRQARDQLRCESRLEIVEGATHLFEEPGTLEQAAGLAREWFLRHLSPPDGTATDMEAAS
- a CDS encoding carbon-nitrogen hydrolase family protein, giving the protein MRIGIVQLQSTGDTVENLALARERVREAAGQGARLIVLPEATSQSFDSGRLDKQAQDLDGEFATGLRETAEELGVTVVAGMFRPADTIERDDKTINRVYNTALLTGPDIHTGYDKIHTFDAYNYAESDTVHPGEDLVVFEVDGVGVGVAICYDIRFPDLFRTLAQNGAEVIVVPTSWMDGPDKLDQWRLLTAARALDSTSYLVAAAQARPGGEAEAGRASGPTGIGHSCVVGPTGKRLAEAGYEPEVMVFDLDLDEVEKTRASLPVLEN
- a CDS encoding FAD-binding oxidoreductase, with the translated sequence MPSSPLSAVGGVLRARSGEFRDEVHRRFYLDVLEARQVFPLTLRETHVDLASSLAWVLERTSSDGTLPDDVLARIRRLGVDHRRHGFPAEVYPAFLTALRGGLRTVTAEHGGVDDPLVDAAGDVFARVCGAMADAAREADMAGELPASSAEVVSVERRSRRVSVIRLESGLPVPYRAGQHLPVTASYLPGVWRTLSPALPSDEHGQLEFHVRAHDTGSASHLLATTRPGDYWTLGAPRGGLRVRGDRGIVMIAHSTGLAPLRAILFELLTAENPPSVHLFFGAEYPGELYDLMSLWQLSKALSWLTVVPVVEHAEDAWWVRSTVPPQALQRLAPRVRREIGEVVTDAGPWPHYEMLVAGEADRVRGTVDTLLAGGITAENIQAEAWERTEEWPAKGPR
- a CDS encoding M23 family metallopeptidase yields the protein MLSKAQRTTRRRIALAAVAGGAVSTAGIGGATAATLTQTETPASSEVAAVDYELVNDATQMSSSLAESAPQILALSEYKPVSNIQDQLTKAVEYSAGRAQADLAARAPSVVKPAQGTFTSGYGPRWGAFHAGIDIAAPIGTPILAVMDGTVINSGPASGYGQWIRIKHDDGSMSVYGHMSTLAVGVGERVSAGQYIAGMGSEGFSTGSHLHFEIHPTGNGAVDPVPWFAERGIYI